The Carnobacterium sp. 17-4 genome has a window encoding:
- a CDS encoding putative DNA-binding protein — protein MEIEKTNQMNALFDFYGSLLTDKQKSYMQLYYADDFSLGEIAEEFEVSRQAIYDNIRRTENSLIEYEKKLHLLEDFNTTKAVIEDMSSYIKSHYPKDEVLEQFIELLKKDRD, from the coding sequence TTGGAAATTGAAAAAACAAATCAAATGAACGCCTTGTTCGATTTCTATGGCTCTTTATTGACCGACAAACAAAAAAGTTATATGCAATTATACTATGCAGATGATTTTTCTCTGGGTGAGATTGCAGAAGAATTTGAAGTTAGTCGTCAAGCAATTTATGATAACATCAGGCGAACTGAAAATAGCTTAATCGAGTATGAAAAAAAGCTACACTTATTGGAAGATTTCAATACTACAAAGGCCGTCATAGAGGATATGTCAAGTTACATTAAGAGTCATTATCCAAAAGATGAGGTATTAGAACAGTTTATTGAGTTATTAAAAAAAGACAGAGATTAG